From Candidatus Dormiibacterota bacterium, the proteins below share one genomic window:
- the pabB gene encoding aminodeoxychorismate synthase component I: protein MIEPLLPVAAPPRPLVEDGPGRVDPLEDLARVRHRRHPVLLFSGLPGHVASRFSVLSWDPQVTVSIRADEARVVRHCGGRTTVETRGARDPFDLLRALAPAGAVQRVASGLPFAGGAIGYLGYGLRRAVERLSAPPPDPFGRPDAWFGLYDRAVVYDHLERRALLLATGLGAAGETQRERRAVEALRDMRSTLAEPAAPPRAPRTAGRRRAILRTGKAAYLRSIGRALEYISAGDIYQVNLSHRIECPIDDDPLDLFLDLSRRNPAPFAAYIDTGEFQLVSASPERFVSLHGARARTGPIKGTRPRGATTDLDERLARDLLASAKDRAENVMIADLVRNDLGRVCDSGSVRVESLCALESFATVHHLVTTVGGRLRPDVDRVDLLRALFPGGSMTGAPKVRAMEIIDELEGEERGVYAGGIGYLSLDGGMDFNIVIRTILCASGLAHLRVGGAIVADSEPEKEHRETLDKARALLDVLDADLACG from the coding sequence ATGATCGAGCCGCTCCTTCCGGTGGCGGCACCTCCTCGCCCGCTCGTGGAGGATGGCCCGGGGCGCGTCGATCCCCTCGAGGACCTCGCACGCGTGCGCCATCGCCGCCATCCCGTCCTGCTCTTCAGCGGTCTTCCCGGCCACGTCGCGTCGCGTTTCTCCGTCCTGTCGTGGGACCCGCAGGTGACGGTGTCGATACGCGCCGATGAGGCCCGCGTGGTGCGTCACTGCGGCGGGCGCACGACCGTCGAAACGCGCGGCGCACGCGATCCGTTCGACCTCCTGCGCGCCCTGGCGCCGGCCGGCGCCGTGCAGCGGGTCGCTTCCGGTCTTCCGTTCGCCGGAGGAGCCATCGGCTATCTCGGCTACGGATTGAGACGGGCGGTCGAGCGTCTGTCCGCCCCGCCTCCCGATCCCTTCGGGCGGCCGGACGCGTGGTTCGGCCTGTACGACCGGGCCGTTGTCTACGATCACCTCGAGCGGCGCGCCCTCCTTCTGGCGACCGGTCTGGGAGCCGCCGGCGAGACGCAACGGGAGCGGCGCGCCGTGGAGGCTCTCCGGGACATGCGATCGACTCTGGCCGAACCCGCCGCTCCGCCACGCGCCCCGCGAACCGCCGGCCGCCGCCGCGCGATCCTGAGGACCGGCAAGGCGGCCTATCTGAGGTCGATCGGCAGGGCCCTCGAGTACATCTCTGCGGGAGACATCTATCAGGTGAACCTGTCGCACCGCATCGAGTGCCCCATCGACGATGATCCGCTCGACCTGTTCCTCGATCTCTCCCGCCGCAATCCGGCCCCGTTCGCCGCCTACATCGACACCGGGGAGTTCCAGCTGGTCTCGGCCTCGCCGGAGCGCTTCGTCTCCCTCCACGGGGCCCGGGCCCGGACGGGTCCGATCAAGGGGACCCGCCCCCGCGGCGCCACGACGGACCTCGATGAACGGCTGGCCCGCGACCTGCTCGCGAGCGCGAAGGACCGCGCCGAGAACGTCATGATCGCCGACCTCGTCCGAAACGACCTGGGACGCGTGTGCGACAGCGGGAGCGTGCGCGTCGAATCCCTGTGCGCGCTCGAGTCGTTCGCCACGGTGCACCACCTGGTCACGACGGTCGGCGGACGGTTGCGCCCGGACGTGGATCGGGTCGACCTCCTGCGCGCTCTCTTTCCGGGCGGTTCCATGACCGGCGCCCCCAAGGTGCGTGCGATGGAGATCATCGACGAGCTGGAGGGGGAGGAGCGCGGCGTCTATGCCGGCGGCATCGGCTACCTGTCTCTCGACGGCGGGATGGACTTCAACATCGTCATCCGGACGATCCTGTGCGCCTCCGGCCTCGCCCACCTGCGCGTGGGCGGAGCCATCGTCGCCGACTCCGAACCGGAGAAGGAGCACCGGGAGACGCTCGACAAGGCGCGCGCCCTGCTCGACGTCCTGGACGCGGACCTGGCCTGCGGCTGA
- the rny gene encoding ribonuclease Y → MRMTFINILLPGGGLLLGGLVGWFLRNGLVRARLEKVRGESQETINRTLQDVEHQKRQALLQAREEWLKSKSRLEQDLQARLREGETQKRAHDEREAGLNEGDARLRSRERTLEARERDIQQSEVEARKERDRVRRLADDLNGQLSRVSSLTTEDAKQMLLTNMKQEVRFEAAKMIREAREEAQKKAETEACKIVSLAIERTASDWTAERSVTSFQLPNDKLKGRIIGHEGKNIRAFEKATGVQLLIDEQPDTVVLSCFNPIKREIARMTLERLIKDGNIHPKRIEELVQKNQRRVDEQMLRAGQEALRELGINGVHPELVRILGRLRYRTSYGQNVLMHSIEVAKLTAIMASELRLDGMLAKRAGLFHDIGKAIDFEREGTHPEIGVEVATRYNEHPVVVNAIGSHHEDVDVTHPISVLVSAADAISGSRPGARRKSVVDYVRRIEQLEGLANEMEGVEQSYAIQAGREIRVIARPDRVTDDQLALLASDLAKKIQTHMEYPGKIKVTVIRELRATATAH, encoded by the coding sequence ATGCGGATGACGTTCATCAATATTCTCCTCCCGGGGGGCGGTCTGCTTCTGGGAGGTCTCGTCGGCTGGTTCCTCAGAAACGGTCTCGTCCGGGCTAGGCTGGAGAAGGTCCGCGGCGAGAGTCAGGAGACCATCAACCGGACCCTTCAGGATGTCGAGCACCAGAAGCGCCAGGCTCTCCTCCAGGCCCGGGAGGAGTGGCTCAAGTCGAAGTCGCGACTCGAGCAGGATCTGCAGGCTCGATTGCGCGAGGGGGAGACGCAGAAGCGCGCCCACGACGAGCGCGAAGCCGGGCTGAACGAAGGGGACGCGCGGCTCCGGTCGCGTGAGAGGACCCTCGAGGCGCGCGAGCGGGACATCCAGCAGTCCGAGGTGGAGGCCCGGAAGGAGCGCGACAGGGTCAGGCGCCTCGCGGACGACCTCAACGGCCAGCTCAGCCGCGTCTCCAGCCTCACCACCGAAGACGCCAAGCAGATGCTCCTCACCAACATGAAGCAGGAGGTGCGCTTCGAGGCGGCGAAGATGATCCGCGAAGCGCGCGAGGAGGCCCAGAAGAAAGCGGAGACCGAGGCGTGCAAGATCGTCTCCCTGGCGATCGAGCGCACGGCGTCGGACTGGACCGCGGAGCGCAGCGTCACGTCCTTCCAGCTGCCGAACGACAAGCTGAAGGGGCGCATCATCGGCCACGAGGGGAAGAACATCCGGGCCTTCGAGAAGGCGACCGGCGTGCAGCTCCTGATCGACGAGCAGCCCGACACCGTGGTGCTGTCGTGCTTCAACCCGATCAAGCGCGAGATTGCCCGAATGACCCTCGAGCGGCTGATCAAGGACGGCAACATCCACCCGAAACGGATCGAGGAGCTGGTGCAGAAGAACCAGCGGCGGGTGGACGAGCAGATGCTGCGGGCCGGCCAGGAGGCGCTGCGCGAGCTCGGCATCAACGGCGTCCATCCGGAACTCGTGCGCATCCTGGGACGCCTGCGCTACCGGACGTCCTACGGCCAGAACGTCCTGATGCACTCCATCGAAGTCGCCAAGCTGACCGCCATCATGGCGTCCGAGCTGAGGCTCGACGGCATGCTGGCCAAGCGGGCCGGACTGTTTCACGACATCGGCAAGGCGATCGATTTCGAGCGGGAGGGGACGCATCCCGAGATCGGCGTCGAGGTGGCGACGCGGTACAATGAGCACCCCGTGGTGGTGAACGCCATCGGCTCGCATCACGAAGACGTGGATGTCACCCATCCCATCTCCGTCCTCGTGTCGGCGGCCGACGCGATCTCGGGGTCGCGCCCGGGGGCCAGGCGCAAGAGCGTCGTGGACTACGTCCGTCGGATCGAGCAGCTCGAGGGGCTGGCCAACGAAATGGAAGGGGTCGAACAGTCGTACGCCATTCAAGCCGGCCGGGAGATCCGCGTGATCGCCCGGCCGGACAGGGTGACCGACGATCAACTGGCCCTTCTGGCGTCCGACCTGGCGAAGAAGATCCAGACGCACATGGAGTATCCGGGAAAGATCAAGGTGACGGTCATCCGGGAGCTGCGGGCGACCGCCACGGCCCACTAG
- the mqnE gene encoding aminofutalosine synthase MqnE, producing MTPFQRRYVVASGLGDVQDRVVAGERLSGADGLRLYRHPDLLALGTLANHVRERLHGQKAYYIVNQHINHTNICVAGCKFCAFYRTAKQKDAYVLSMDDVERRMREHLHEPIREIHMVGGVNPDLPFTYYLDVIRTMKRVRPEVHVKAFTMVEIAAMAETFDMTPLDVLLRLKEAGLGSIPGGGAEILTDHAHQVLFKGKIDHRGWMEIAKTAHRIGLKSNATMMFGHVETLEERIEHMLLLREAQDETGGFMAFIPLAFHPENTRLSHLPRPSAADELRNLAIGRLMLDNFPHIKAYWIMMTPRVAQAGLHFGADDLDGTVMTEEIYHRAGSTSPQGIGRSQLITLIEEAGRVPVERDTLYNPVEAPARRPPLDWRAVPPTPVDTTAAGDRVPS from the coding sequence ATGACACCCTTCCAGAGGCGCTACGTCGTCGCGAGCGGGCTGGGCGACGTGCAGGACAGGGTCGTTGCGGGCGAGCGTCTGTCCGGCGCCGACGGGCTGCGCCTCTACCGTCACCCGGATCTGCTCGCCCTGGGGACTCTCGCCAATCATGTTCGCGAGAGGCTGCACGGCCAGAAGGCCTATTACATCGTCAACCAGCACATCAATCACACGAACATCTGCGTCGCGGGCTGCAAGTTCTGCGCGTTCTACAGGACGGCCAAGCAGAAGGATGCGTACGTTCTGTCGATGGACGATGTCGAGCGGCGCATGCGCGAGCACCTGCATGAGCCGATCCGCGAGATCCACATGGTCGGCGGCGTGAACCCCGACCTGCCGTTCACCTACTACCTCGACGTCATCCGGACGATGAAGCGCGTCCGCCCGGAGGTGCACGTGAAGGCCTTCACCATGGTCGAGATCGCGGCCATGGCCGAGACCTTCGACATGACGCCCCTTGACGTTCTGTTGAGGCTCAAGGAGGCGGGGCTCGGGTCGATCCCCGGCGGCGGGGCCGAGATCCTGACCGACCATGCGCACCAGGTCCTGTTCAAGGGGAAGATCGATCACCGTGGCTGGATGGAGATCGCCAAGACCGCCCATCGGATCGGCCTCAAGAGCAATGCCACGATGATGTTCGGCCACGTCGAGACGCTGGAGGAGCGCATCGAGCACATGCTGCTGCTGCGCGAGGCGCAGGACGAGACGGGGGGATTCATGGCCTTCATCCCTCTGGCCTTCCACCCGGAGAACACGCGCCTGTCGCACCTGCCGAGGCCGTCGGCGGCGGACGAGCTGCGGAACCTCGCGATAGGCAGGCTGATGCTGGACAACTTCCCGCACATCAAGGCGTACTGGATCATGATGACACCGCGGGTGGCCCAGGCGGGGCTGCACTTCGGAGCCGACGACCTCGACGGCACGGTCATGACCGAGGAGATCTACCATCGGGCCGGCTCGACGTCGCCCCAGGGCATCGGCCGGAGCCAGCTCATCACGCTGATCGAGGAGGCGGGGCGCGTGCCGGTCGAGAGAGACACGCTCTACAATCCCGTCGAGGCGCCCGCCCGCCGCCCGCCGCTCGATTGGCGCGCCGTTCCACCGACCCCCGTGGACACGACGGCCGCCGGAGACCGGGTCCCGTCCTAA
- the thiC gene encoding phosphomethylpyrimidine synthase ThiC, with amino-acid sequence MTQMEQAKRGRITDEMRYVAAVEGTDPESLRARIASGVAIIPKNVHHDFNPVGVGQGLSTKVNANIGTSGHHQQLHEEVEKLKVAVACGAEMVMDLSTGDELDRVRREILRRCPVILGTVPIYQAVADRGSVYEMTADDLFGVIDKHARDGVDFVTVHCGVSREAVRRLDADGRIAGIVSRGGSFLASWMARTGEENPLLKDYDRLLDIAFEHDLTLSLGDGIRPGATGDATDAAQIQELLTLGELTRRAHERSVQVMIEGPGHVPIDQVEANVLLEKRVCRGAPFYVLGPLTSDIGAGYDHITGAIGGAVAAAAGADVLCYVTPAEHLRLPAIQDVRDGVLATKIAAHSGDLAKRVYGAKSRDDQMSVYRKKLDWEGQYRLALDPEKAREFRMMSEDYDKAVCTMCGTLCSMALENTRDRLGELLTAPEDAATHRHVRVGSVSYRRSAGNA; translated from the coding sequence ATGACCCAGATGGAGCAAGCCAAGCGCGGCCGGATCACGGACGAGATGCGGTACGTGGCCGCCGTCGAGGGTACGGATCCCGAGAGTCTGCGAGCGCGGATCGCGTCGGGGGTCGCGATCATCCCGAAGAACGTCCACCACGACTTCAACCCTGTCGGCGTCGGGCAGGGGCTGTCGACCAAGGTCAACGCCAACATCGGCACGTCGGGCCATCACCAGCAGCTCCATGAGGAGGTGGAAAAGCTCAAGGTGGCGGTCGCCTGCGGAGCGGAAATGGTCATGGACCTGTCGACGGGGGACGAGCTGGATCGCGTCCGTCGGGAGATCCTCAGGCGCTGCCCCGTCATCCTGGGAACGGTTCCGATCTACCAGGCGGTTGCCGACCGAGGATCGGTGTACGAGATGACGGCCGACGACCTGTTCGGGGTGATCGACAAGCACGCCCGGGACGGCGTGGATTTCGTGACCGTCCACTGCGGCGTGAGCCGCGAGGCGGTGAGGCGCCTCGACGCCGACGGCCGGATCGCGGGCATCGTATCTCGCGGCGGGTCGTTCCTGGCCTCATGGATGGCGCGCACAGGCGAGGAGAACCCCCTCCTGAAGGACTACGATCGGCTCCTCGACATCGCCTTCGAGCACGATCTGACGCTGTCGCTCGGCGACGGTATCCGGCCGGGGGCCACCGGCGACGCCACCGACGCGGCGCAGATCCAGGAGCTCCTGACCCTCGGCGAGCTGACGCGCCGGGCGCACGAGCGATCGGTGCAGGTGATGATCGAGGGACCGGGTCACGTGCCGATCGACCAGGTGGAGGCGAACGTCCTGCTCGAGAAGAGAGTCTGCCGCGGCGCGCCCTTCTACGTCCTCGGCCCGCTGACAAGCGACATCGGGGCGGGGTACGATCACATCACGGGCGCAATCGGCGGGGCGGTCGCCGCCGCGGCGGGCGCGGACGTCCTGTGCTACGTGACTCCGGCCGAGCACCTGCGGCTGCCGGCGATCCAGGACGTGCGCGACGGCGTTCTCGCCACGAAGATCGCGGCGCACTCCGGGGACCTGGCCAAGCGCGTCTACGGAGCGAAGAGCCGCGACGACCAGATGTCGGTGTATCGCAAGAAGCTCGACTGGGAGGGTCAGTACCGTCTGGCGCTCGACCCGGAGAAGGCCCGCGAGTTCCGCATGATGAGCGAGGACTACGACAAGGCGGTCTGCACGATGTGCGGGACCCTGTGCTCGATGGCCCTGGAGAACACGCGCGATCGTCTGGGTGAGCTGCTGACGGCGCCGGAGGACGCGGCCACCCACCGTCACGTGCGGGTCGGCTCGGTCTCCTACCGCCGCAGCGCGGGGAATGCATGA
- a CDS encoding helix-turn-helix domain-containing protein translates to MLLTIREASRLIGRTPATVRRYIRSGRLKAEKEIGKFGEEYKIRREDLQALGFSTDGELPARIPHPVPAMRDTAPQEVMVPVSLYNELLLKHEQILVQYGMIRAGGQKLFEYKAVAEARDDELKQADDRYQALRSRALKEIQFLRKHLREAEIEVEERNIEITLLQEKLKRLEAAAAHAATAGSFDKSIVDIRQKEHEIAQIEAGAPKTAPQFDPAGEWLQRLSTGTDDADNDH, encoded by the coding sequence ATGCTTCTGACGATCCGCGAGGCTTCGAGGCTCATCGGCAGGACGCCCGCCACCGTCCGTCGCTACATCCGCTCGGGCCGTCTCAAGGCCGAGAAAGAGATCGGGAAATTCGGCGAGGAGTACAAGATCCGTCGCGAGGACCTCCAGGCCCTCGGGTTCTCGACGGATGGAGAGCTGCCGGCGAGGATCCCTCACCCGGTCCCGGCCATGCGCGACACGGCGCCGCAGGAAGTGATGGTGCCAGTCTCGCTCTACAACGAGCTCCTCCTCAAGCACGAGCAAATCCTCGTCCAGTACGGAATGATCCGGGCCGGGGGCCAGAAGCTGTTCGAGTACAAGGCGGTTGCGGAAGCCAGGGACGACGAGCTGAAGCAGGCCGACGACCGTTATCAGGCGCTGCGCTCACGCGCCCTGAAGGAGATCCAGTTCCTGCGCAAGCATCTTCGCGAAGCCGAGATCGAAGTCGAGGAGCGCAACATCGAGATCACGCTCCTGCAGGAGAAGCTCAAGAGACTCGAGGCCGCGGCCGCGCACGCAGCGACGGCGGGCAGCTTCGACAAGAGCATCGTGGACATTCGTCAGAAAGAGCACGAGATCGCGCAGATCGAGGCCGGCGCCCCCAAGACGGCGCCGCAATTCGATCCTGCCGGAGAGTGGCTTCAGAGGCTGTCCACGGGTACGGACGACGCGGACAACGACCACTGA
- a CDS encoding corrinoid protein gives MSHDDLYQKMADSVITGEAESSAALAHQSLELGIPPLESIDNGFVKGIRVVGDRFGAGELFLPELVMSAEAMKAALAILEPELAKGNSVRESQGAVLACTVQGDIHDIGKRIVCTMLSANGFTVVDLGVNVKIDRFVQEIKTRKPDIVAMSALLTTTAPNQGKVIKLLQKEGIRDQYIVMVGGAPTSLGWSKEIGADGYGENATEAVRVAKELMAKKRARPASAEPETVAPVRAVGEASASSGGVLQAAAAD, from the coding sequence TTGAGCCACGACGACCTCTATCAGAAGATGGCGGACAGCGTGATCACGGGAGAAGCGGAGAGTTCCGCCGCCCTCGCCCACCAGTCCCTTGAGCTGGGCATTCCTCCGCTCGAATCCATCGACAACGGTTTCGTGAAGGGGATTCGCGTCGTCGGCGATCGCTTCGGCGCCGGCGAGCTGTTCCTCCCGGAGCTGGTCATGAGCGCGGAGGCGATGAAGGCGGCGCTCGCCATCCTCGAGCCGGAGCTCGCCAAGGGCAACTCCGTGCGCGAGAGCCAGGGCGCGGTCCTGGCGTGCACCGTGCAGGGCGACATCCACGACATCGGCAAGCGGATCGTCTGCACGATGCTCTCCGCCAACGGCTTCACCGTCGTGGACCTCGGCGTCAACGTCAAGATCGATCGCTTCGTGCAGGAGATCAAGACGCGCAAGCCGGACATCGTGGCCATGTCCGCCCTCCTGACGACCACCGCCCCCAATCAGGGGAAGGTGATCAAGCTGCTGCAGAAGGAGGGGATCCGCGACCAGTACATCGTCATGGTCGGAGGCGCGCCGACGAGCCTGGGATGGTCGAAGGAGATCGGAGCGGACGGGTACGGCGAGAACGCGACCGAGGCCGTGCGGGTGGCCAAGGAACTGATGGCGAAGAAGCGCGCCCGGCCGGCGTCGGCCGAGCCCGAGACGGTCGCACCGGTCAGGGCCGTCGGCGAGGCCTCCGCCTCCTCCGGCGGCGTGCTCCAGGCGGCCGCGGCGGACTGA
- a CDS encoding IclR family transcriptional regulator, giving the protein MAQQDVSAQGVRKRSERGEGVVTGNQAVRRAIAVLKAFSDDAPEMGVTEVSRKVILHKSTVYRLLSAFEGEGLIAKSPETGKYRLGPELIVLGEQVLRHTDVHRVALPFLRELADRTGETVDLEVLSGSNVVTIEEIAGKHVVAAAGAIGMPWAAHATSTGKVLLAHLPPEKQRQILARTLKKFTPRTIIDAKTLGRDLIKIREQGYAVSYGELEDHLIAIGLPIRSRNGDAIAAVSISGPDTRLTPDKMSGLIRTGLETCAKISGRLGYHGPATLRAAQPKFMAPRAIV; this is encoded by the coding sequence ATGGCTCAGCAGGACGTGTCGGCACAGGGGGTCAGGAAGAGGAGCGAGCGGGGTGAGGGTGTGGTGACGGGGAACCAGGCGGTGCGCCGCGCCATCGCCGTGCTCAAGGCGTTCAGCGACGACGCCCCCGAGATGGGCGTGACGGAAGTCAGCCGCAAGGTCATCCTCCACAAGAGCACCGTGTACCGCCTGCTCTCGGCCTTCGAAGGCGAGGGGCTCATCGCCAAGAGTCCGGAAACCGGCAAGTACCGGCTCGGGCCGGAGCTGATCGTCCTGGGCGAGCAGGTCCTGCGCCATACCGATGTACACCGTGTCGCCCTGCCGTTCCTGCGGGAGCTCGCGGATCGAACCGGTGAAACCGTCGATCTCGAGGTGCTCAGCGGCAGCAACGTCGTCACCATCGAGGAGATTGCGGGCAAGCACGTCGTGGCCGCGGCCGGGGCGATCGGGATGCCCTGGGCGGCGCACGCGACCTCGACCGGGAAGGTGCTCCTGGCGCACCTGCCGCCCGAGAAGCAACGGCAGATCCTCGCCCGCACCCTGAAGAAGTTCACCCCGCGCACCATCATCGACGCCAAGACCCTGGGGCGCGATCTCATCAAGATACGCGAGCAGGGGTACGCGGTGTCGTACGGCGAGCTCGAAGACCACCTGATCGCCATCGGCCTGCCGATCAGGAGTCGCAACGGCGACGCTATCGCCGCCGTCAGCATCTCGGGGCCCGACACCCGGCTGACCCCGGACAAGATGTCCGGCCTCATCCGGACCGGCCTCGAAACCTGCGCGAAGATTTCCGGCAGGTTGGGATACCACGGCCCGGCCACTCTGCGGGCGGCCCAGCCGAAGTTCATGGCACCGCGCGCCATCGTATGA
- a CDS encoding aminotransferase class IV, with translation MWIHLNGRLVPEEEARVSVFDRGLLYGDGVFESLRAVGGVVFRQDRHLERLHRSADGIGLDLTSAGPVLAGAPGEVLEANKLTDARIRLTVTRGTGRPGDYVEAIGPPTVVVSAAPFQGLDKSLYADGVRVLIPRRRQIPPDALDPALKTISRLGSVLARREARDRGAFEAVLLDGGGHLTEGTASNVFLVVMGRLLTPPAPAGGLAGITREAVVELAQAAGIEVSEERLPAGLLAEAQEAFLTNTSWEVLPVVQVDERRIGEGVPGPVTRDLLAAYRDLLEKECAATPGTPRQVGR, from the coding sequence GTGTGGATCCATCTGAACGGTCGGCTGGTCCCGGAGGAGGAGGCGCGAGTCTCGGTCTTCGACCGCGGCTTGCTCTACGGAGACGGCGTTTTCGAATCGTTGCGCGCGGTGGGGGGCGTGGTCTTCCGGCAGGACCGGCACCTGGAGCGGCTGCATCGCTCGGCGGACGGCATCGGTCTCGACCTGACATCGGCGGGTCCGGTCCTGGCCGGAGCCCCGGGCGAGGTCCTCGAGGCGAACAAGCTGACGGACGCCCGCATCCGCCTGACGGTGACGCGCGGGACGGGGCGGCCGGGCGACTACGTGGAGGCGATCGGGCCCCCGACCGTGGTGGTCTCCGCGGCCCCGTTCCAGGGACTGGATAAGAGCCTGTATGCGGACGGAGTGCGCGTCCTGATCCCGCGCCGCCGGCAGATCCCCCCGGACGCACTCGATCCCGCCCTCAAGACGATCTCGCGTCTGGGATCCGTCCTGGCGCGCCGCGAGGCCCGGGATCGTGGCGCGTTCGAGGCGGTCCTTCTGGACGGGGGTGGCCACCTGACCGAAGGGACGGCGAGCAATGTCTTCCTGGTGGTGATGGGTCGTCTCCTGACGCCGCCGGCGCCCGCCGGAGGACTCGCCGGGATCACGCGCGAAGCCGTCGTCGAGCTGGCGCAGGCGGCGGGGATCGAGGTGTCCGAAGAACGCCTTCCGGCCGGTCTTCTGGCCGAGGCCCAGGAGGCCTTCCTGACCAACACCTCCTGGGAGGTCCTGCCGGTCGTCCAGGTGGACGAGCGACGGATCGGCGAGGGGGTCCCGGGTCCGGTGACGCGCGACCTGCTGGCGGCGTATCGCGACCTGCTTGAGAAGGAGTGCGCCGCGACACCCGGCACCCCGCGGCAGGTGGGACGATGA
- a CDS encoding molybdenum cofactor biosynthesis protein MoaE, producing MPGLYRIDDRPLDLQDAIRAVAGPDRGAIATFVGTTRNHHDGRSVRFLEYDAYPEMAEIVLRDIGREVEARFGTPHVAILHRVGRLEVGEASVVVAVAAAHRREALAACAHAIERVKASAPIWKKEHYADGAAWIEGPDSAPVDT from the coding sequence ATGCCCGGACTCTACAGGATCGACGATCGGCCGCTCGACCTCCAGGATGCGATCCGGGCGGTGGCGGGTCCCGACCGCGGGGCCATCGCAACGTTCGTCGGGACCACCCGGAACCACCACGACGGGCGATCGGTGCGATTCCTGGAGTACGACGCCTACCCCGAGATGGCGGAGATCGTCCTGCGCGATATCGGTCGGGAGGTGGAGGCGCGCTTCGGCACGCCGCACGTCGCGATTCTGCATCGCGTCGGAAGACTCGAGGTCGGCGAGGCCAGCGTCGTCGTCGCCGTGGCCGCGGCCCACCGGCGCGAGGCGCTCGCCGCCTGCGCGCACGCCATCGAGAGAGTCAAGGCAAGCGCTCCGATCTGGAAGAAGGAGCACTACGCCGACGGAGCGGCCTGGATCGAAGGGCCGGATTCCGCCCCGGTCGACACCTGA
- a CDS encoding carboxypeptidase-like regulatory domain-containing protein: MMRRVVFTAPLALVLVCVSLAAAGRVAPELALFDAPKGAWLGALREDAPLVVLEERDGWRRVRLEGWIMAPTAAPAGTGMPVPADTPGSPAQAATPAMPHLVSVQGVLAPPLGAGGGAGAGVLVLLVKENGDLDSEHRKAGAECRARLDRKDRDLGTLRAEADRALTSSDNFREASGRSDQAKTRLATGQRERRDLIQECRARAQAVFEVAVTGRAISDASGRFEFQGVVPGRYRVVAFETTGDVPRSWSFSFQVEGNGPRVLDPSADRSPVPADWGLR, encoded by the coding sequence GTGATGAGGCGTGTGGTCTTCACGGCCCCTCTGGCGCTTGTCCTTGTCTGTGTCAGCCTCGCCGCGGCGGGGCGAGTTGCTCCCGAACTCGCCCTGTTCGATGCGCCGAAGGGCGCCTGGCTGGGAGCCCTGAGAGAAGACGCTCCGCTCGTCGTCCTCGAGGAGCGCGACGGCTGGCGTCGGGTGCGGCTGGAGGGGTGGATCATGGCGCCGACCGCTGCGCCCGCCGGGACGGGCATGCCCGTCCCCGCTGACACGCCCGGAAGCCCGGCGCAGGCGGCCACGCCGGCCATGCCTCACCTGGTGAGCGTGCAGGGGGTCCTGGCTCCCCCGCTGGGCGCCGGTGGCGGCGCCGGGGCGGGTGTCCTCGTCCTTCTCGTGAAGGAGAACGGCGATCTCGACTCCGAGCACCGCAAGGCGGGGGCCGAGTGCCGGGCGCGCCTCGATCGGAAGGATCGCGACCTTGGGACGCTCCGCGCGGAGGCCGACCGCGCCCTCACCTCGTCCGACAACTTCCGCGAGGCGTCGGGCCGCAGTGACCAGGCCAAGACCCGCCTGGCCACGGGACAGCGCGAGCGCCGCGACCTGATCCAGGAGTGCCGTGCCCGCGCGCAGGCGGTCTTCGAAGTGGCGGTGACGGGACGCGCCATTTCCGACGCCAGCGGCCGGTTCGAGTTTCAGGGGGTCGTCCCTGGACGCTACCGGGTCGTGGCGTTCGAGACCACGGGGGATGTTCCGCGCTCCTGGTCGTTTTCATTCCAGGTCGAGGGGAACGGACCGCGCGTCCTCGACCCGAGCGCCGACCGGTCGCCCGTCCCCGCCGACTGGGGCCTGCGCTAG
- a CDS encoding MoaD/ThiS family protein: protein MTVRVLLFARYREAAKATSVEVEVQQGATLADVWSQVRAGLPGLSRDERPLFSCDRVYARQDRTITGREEIAVFPPVSGG from the coding sequence ATGACCGTCCGGGTCCTCCTGTTCGCCCGGTATCGCGAGGCGGCAAAGGCCACCTCGGTCGAGGTGGAGGTCCAGCAGGGAGCGACGCTCGCAGACGTGTGGTCGCAGGTGCGCGCCGGGCTCCCCGGGCTGTCGCGCGACGAGCGGCCGCTGTTCTCGTGCGATCGGGTCTACGCCCGCCAGGACCGGACGATCACCGGGCGCGAGGAGATCGCCGTCTTTCCTCCGGTGAGCGGCGGTTAG